TACCAATCATCGCAACACCGCCACGCTCCATTACAGTACGCACATCGGCAAAGTCTAAGTTGACAAGTCCGGGCTGTGTGATAAGTTCTGTAATACCTTTGACGGCACGCATCAAAACTTCATCGGATACTTTGAAGGCCGCATGAAGAGGCAGTCTTGGCACAACTTCAAGAAGTCTGTCATTTGGAACTACAATAACTGTGTCTGCAACGTCCCTTAAACGCTCAAGTCCGGCTTCTGCGTTTTCAAGCCGGATTGCTCCTTCTGCCCGGAATGGAAGAGTTACAATAGCAATTGTAAGCGCACCCTGGTCCCTGGCCGCCTTTGCAATTACAGGTGCAGAGCCGGTTCCTGTTCCGCCTCCAAGACCTGCAGTAATAAAAACCATATCACTGTTTGCAAGTTTGGTACGAATTTCCTCTTCATTTTCAAGCGCCGCTTCTTCTCCCACCTGTGGAACAGAACCTGCACCGAATCCCTTGGTGCGCTGACGGCCGATTAAAATCCTGTAATCTGCCTTTGTTCTTATCAGGTGCTGGGCATCAGTATTTACTGCAAAAAGTTTTGCACCGTCAATTCCTTCTTCAGCCATGCGTGAGACAGTGTTTGATCCACCGCCTCCACAGCCTACAACTGATATTTCAGTCCGAAGAGATTTCAAAATCTCCTCAAGCTCTTCATCAGTTTCCTGTGAACTGTCGACAATCATTTCTGTGTCGGCATTTGCCCTGCTTAGCGCTTCTTCAACAATTGATTTCATCATAGGTAATTCTCCAACCCCGGTATACGGATAACCTTTTCACTGCTTTTCGACACCATAGCAGGCGTTATTGTTCTTCCGCCGACCACTATATCAAAACCTGCGGCAAGCTTTCCATAGAACGGTCCTTTCAAAACCCCCAGTTCAGCTGCTTTTGCAGGGTCAAATCTGATCTTTCTGATTACCAGACTGTCATCAATGACTGCTGTGTCCTTATCTTTGTGTAAGGTTTTAACACACAAAGATATTAAATCATTTATTGTTTGTATTCTATTTTCTTCATATGTGATAAAAATTGGCAGTATCCTGCCCTTTTGTGAGATAAATGAGACTGCACAAATTCTGTTTATCGCTTTCGCCATATTTTTTTCATCAACTTTGTATGCCTCTTCAAAAAGTTCGGGCATTATCTCTATCAAAACAGGTGTGCCAAAGCCTTTCATCCCACCAATGCGAATTTTGCAAAAAGGACATGCTTCAAGGGCAATTTTAGCTATCTCCTGATATTTCTCCCAGGAAAGATCTCCAATATCCTTTATCTCCCCCTCAGATAATAAAGGAATTGAAAGCTCATTTAAAATCTTTTCTATTTTCAAAACATCATTGCTCTGCAAGGCCTTTTTGTCAATGTATGCTCCATCTGCAAATGATTTTTCAATCATCTGTTTAATCATCTCCCTGGAGAGACCTGACACCTCTCTTGTATGGGCAATATGTCCAAACGCGCCTTTTGAAGACAAAGCAATCTCAGTCTCCCTCGCAGCATAGTGATTTCCACCAAAGCCTACAAGATTTATTGTTTTAGGCCTGTCTTTTTTTAGTGCTTCAAGTATAGAACCGGCGACAGCATTGCCTACATCTTCATTCATCCATTCAGATTCGGTGCTTCCAATCTCAACAAAAAATGAAGGAGTCTTAAGATCAGTCGGGCCGTGGTGGGTCACTTCATACGAACTCTTAAAACCGTCCGGTGCTCTTTTGAAAAGCTCATTTAACACAAGATGCATGTAATCCGGAGATGAACAGGCAAGTTCCTTATCGCTTCCTCCAAGCATTGCTGTTCCATAATTTCCGGTGACGTGAACTGTCAGCGCAGGAACAGGATTTTGGCTTGAATGCCGAGATATGAATATTATAAGATCAGAATCAAAAGCGCTGTCTATTGAGGATTGGTATATCAGCCTTTCTTCAGCCTCATAAAAGATAAGTTCATGAGAAAAGTATCTTGTATATTTTTTTGAATCATTTTCACTTAAATTTAATTTTGAAAGTAAATGCTCCCTTATATTCACACCGGCAGGGTCTGTCTTTGAATTAATTATTGCGATCTTCATATTTATCAACAAAACTTACACATTATCAATAATTTCAACAATTTCATTTCAACAATTTCAACTATTTTTCATATTATCAAGAATAAATATATTCACAAATTATATCCTAATATTATATTCACAAATTATATCCTAATATTATATTCACATAAATAACGTTTCAAAATAACCTTATTTCTGAATCTTATTTCTGATATTGTTCATTAAAAAACCGCATGAATTATTTCTTTCATGAACTTTTGTACCAGACTTCATTTTATCCTACCTCTCATAAATACTATCTTTAAAGAATCACATATATTATTGGACTATTTGAGGGATTAAACTTGAAAGAGGTTACAAGCAGTTACAATGCTAAAGAGGTCGAAGAGGAGGTCAGAAATTTCTGGACTTTAGAAGACACCTACAAAAAGGTGAAAGACCTGAGAAAAGACGGAGATGACTATTTCTTTGTTGACGGACCGCCGTATACAACAGGAAACATTCACCTTGGAACTGCATGGAATAAAATTTTAAAGGATACAATATTGCGTTACAAGCGCATGCAGGGCAGAAATGTCATTGATCGTGCAGGATATGATATGCACGGACTTCCTATCGAAGTTCGTGTTGAAAACGAACTTGGATTTAAATCAAAAAAGGATATTGAATCATACGGAATCTCAAATTTTATAGAGAAATGCAAGAATTTTGCACTGGTTCATAAGGACAAAATGTCAGATCAGTTCAGAGACCTTGGTATCTGGATGGATTTTGACAACCCGTATCAGACCATAAAGCCTGATTATATAGAAGCCGCATGGTGGGCACTTAAAAAGGCTGATGAGAAGAAACTGCTTGAAACCGGACATCGTGTTGTAAACTGGTGCCCACGCTGTGAGACTGCAATTGCAGATTCCGAAGTTGAATACTGGGATGAGGAAGACCCCTCAATATATGTGAAATTTCCGGTAAAAGGCAGGACAAATGAATACCTTGTTATCTGGACAACAACACCATGGACACTTCCGGCAAATGTAGCAGTAGCGGCAGGAAAGGACTTTGTCTACGCAAAAGTTGAAGCATTAAAGGATGATAAAAAAGAAATTCTCTGGATTGCTGATGAACTTGCAGAAGATGTCTTAAAGAAAGGAAGATACACAGACTATTCTGTTATTGAGAAGATTTCCGGCGCTGAACTTGCAGGCACCGAATATGAATCGCCTCTATTGGATTTCGTACCGGTTCAAAAAACAATTGAACACAGGGTAGTAACAGCCGATCACGTGATGCTTGACAACACAGGTCTTGTACATACAGCACCGGGGCATGGATGGGATGATTATCTTGTCGGAATAAAGGAAAATCTGGACACTATTTGTCCTGTTGACGGAACAGGCCGGTTCACAGAAGAAGCAGGAGAATTTGAAGGGCTTTATGTCCGCGATGCAAATGAAAGAGTCATTGAAGCACTTGGGGATTTCCTTCTTCGCAGAATGAAAATCACCCACCGATATGGTCATTGCTGGAGATGCAAAACACCAATAATAAGTCGTGCCACACAGCAGTGGTTCCTTGCAATCCCAAAGATTAAAGAACAGCTTCTGGATGAAATTTCCAAAGTCAAATGGTACCCTGAATGGGCAGGCAGTGCAAGGTTCCATGATTTCGTTGCAGACGCACGTGACTGGTGTATTTCCCGACAGCGTTACTGGGGCATACCAATTCCTGTCTGGAAATGCGAGAAATGTGATAAATATCACGTATTTGGCACAATGGCTGAACTTAACGAAAAGGCAGGATCAAACCTGACTGATCCACACAGGCCATATGTTGACGAAATAACATACTCCTGCGACTGCGGAGGTACAATGAAGCGTGTCGAAGACATCTTTGATGTATGGTTTGACTCTGCAATGGCATCATGGGCAACAATAGGATTTCCCGGAAAGACCGATGATTTCGAAAGGCTCTGGCCTGCAGATTTCATAACAGAAGGACAGGATCAGACACGCGGATGGTTCTACTCCCAGCTTGGCGCATCAACAATTGCCTTTGACCGTGCGCCTTACAAAAGCGTTATGATGCACGGATTTGCACTTGATGCTGAAGGCCGTAAGATGTCAAAATCGATTGGAAACGTTGTTACTCCGGAAGAAATTGTTGAAAAAGTGGGCGTTGATGTACTTCGCCTGTACACACTTTCTGCAAGCGCACCGTGGGACGATCTGAAGTTTAACTGGGAAGGTGTAAAGACAGTAAACAGGGCCGCAAACATCCTGTGGAATGTTTACCGCTTCCCACTCCCGTATATGATTCTTGACTCATTCGCGCCTCAGACAAATCAGAATGGAATCTGGAACGGAGATTATGTCAGAGAAAATCTCTCTTTGATGCCTGATGAGGACCGTTGGATAATATCACGCATAAACACACTATGCCACGAGGTTTCAGAGTTTACCAATACATGTCAGCTTCACAGGGCATCGCGTGCAATTTTAAACTGCATATTAGAGGACATTTCCCGTTGGTATGTCCAGCTTGTCCGTACAAGAATGTGGCTTGAAGAAGACGCGGTTGAAAAAATACAGGCATATGAAACAATGTATTACGTCATGAGAAGACTTTCAGGCGTTCTTGCACCATATGCACCACACATTGCAGAAAAAATATACCAGAACCTTAGAACAGAATCAGACCCCGAAAGTGTTCATATGATCAAATGGTTTGCAGGAGACGAATCACTAAGAAATATGGCACTTGAAGAAGAGATGGATGTCATTCGATCATTTGACGAGGCTGTTGCAACAGCAAGGCAGGACGGAAAAAGAAAGCTCCGCTGGCCAGTTTCCGAAGTATTTGTTCTTACCAGTTCAGACACTGTGGAAAGTGCTGTAAGCCGTTTAAATGATTTATGCAGACAGCGTGCAAATGCAAGGAAAGTTTCGGTTGTCAAAGGCGCATGGGACAGAATGGGTGTTTGTGCAGAAGCAAACATGCGTGCAATTGGACCTGAATTTGGAAAAGAAGGCCCCAAAGTAAAATCTGCTATTGAAAGTGCTGATGCGGCACATTTAAAGGACGATATTTCAAAATCAGGAAGTGCCTCTTTAGACGGCTTTACAATCACTGAAAAGCATGTTGTATTCTCAGAAACAATGCCCGAAGGGATATTCCCGGCTGAGATGCCGAATGCAACAGTTTGTGTTGATGTTACACTTGATGAAGAACTTGAAGCTGAAGGATATGCCAGGGAAGTCATAAGAAGGCTTCAGGAGATGAGAAAACAGCATACTCTCAATGTGGAAGACTCAGTTTCAGCATCTGTTTTTATATCAGATGAAAGGGTGGCAAAACTACTTGAAAACTGGAAAGATGCAATTGCAAACGAAGTAAGAGCAGAAAACCTTACTTTGCAGGGCGATATAAGCAGTGATTCTGAAAACTTACAGGAATGGGATGTTGAAGGAATAAAAATGAAGATGGAAATTTCAAAGATATAAATATTTGATTTTTTATTTGATTTTTTTTATTTGATTTTCCTTTTTTTTCTCTATTTTTTTAGATTCAATATGAATCAGGTATTGATCAGACAATGCCTGAGATTATGCGATAGAGATAATCCTGTCCTTCCGGTTCATTAAAAAGCGGTGGAGACATATCGCGGACAACCTTCCTTCTATCTGTAACAACTTCAGTTTTGTCAACAGGATTGTATCCTGTTTTCTGATATGTGGTCTTATGAATTATAACGCCGCGCCTCTGCCATGCAGGTGTCTTTGAAAGATTAATGCTTCTTTCATGCATCATTTCATGCATCTGCGCCGCCTTCATACCTTTAAGCTCACGCGCCGCCTTTACAGGTGAAAAACCCTCACTTATCAGGGCATGCTGGCAGTATGCGTTCATATGGTTTCTCCATGCTTCTTTCTGCCTCCAGGAAAAATAATCACAGACGCTTTCGTTTCCAACAAGCACAACTCGTGAATCAAATGAAACAGGCTCTTTTGCACCAATTAAAAGTGTAAATGCACTTGCCGCATATGATGCACACACAGAATCTATTTTTTCAATCCTGCCATTAAAAGGAAGACGTGAGAAATACAGACTGATTTCATCAGAAAAGGTATATGCAAAATCAGGCTCAAGACCGCTTTTTGAGATTAAAGATTCACATACGCTACACATTGCATCATTAAACCCGGAATCATAGGGCTTTTTCAGATTAAGCCCTAAGGTAAGGCTGTGAAACGCCCTTCCATCAAGCCTTACTACAACAGGTGCAATTATAGAAAGACTACTGAAAATTTCTCTCTCCTGCATAAGATTCTCAAATATTTTGTCTGCCGCCTTATACGGCAGGATATAATCACAGGTATGATTCAGGTGCTTAAAACCTCTTATTCCTGTTAATTGTTTCCTTAATTAGTTTCCTTAATTGCCAGAGATCTTTTCTTTTTTTCAAATTTCTATGCAATACCAGATAATCAATAACTGATTTAATAATTTATAACTAATCCAATCAATAACCGATTAATCTTTAATCAGACGGTAATATCCCGGTTTAATCAAAATAATTAATTATTCGTCAAAAAAAATTAAATCAGTCTGTATTCTTTATATCAGTCTCTTTTTAGTAATCAATCTCTTTTGACGGGAACATATTTGAAAAGTGTCTTATTATTATGACATCTCCAATTGACCTTATAATTCTATAAGGCACTTTAATTCCCTTAAATCCCTTCAGCTGTAAAAGCTCCGGATTTAAATCACTTACTGCAAGAGAATCAATCTTTTTTGTGTCAACATTTAAGACTGCATCGTCAACAACACCTACACGGACAGCTTTCTCCGTGTAGACCTCCATCCCAAAAAGCTCAGTTATTTGTGTCTTCATTATAATCAACTGAAGGTATAATACTTAAAAGTTAAAAATATAATCTTTCCTAATGGCTGACTCAATACAAATTGGCAAAATTTCAGGCATTCCGATAAGGCTTCACTTTACATTTCTCCTGGTGATACCTCTTTTTGCATTTATAATCGGATATCAGATAGAATACACTGTTGTATTTTTGCAAAACATATTCCGGATTTCTGATATTGACACATCACTAATCACTTCAGGATATATGCCTTATTCTCTTGGAGTTATTGTAACACTAAGCCTTTTTGCCGGAGTTCTCATTCATGAACTTTCACACTCCCTTGTTGCAAAAAAAAGAGGCCTTAAGGTAAACAGTATAACCCTTCTGATTTTGGGCGGCATTGCATCAATTGATGAAGGAAAAAGTCCTGACCCTAAAATAGAGCTCCCAATGGCACTTGCAGGGCCGCTTGCAAGTTTTGCGATAGGAATAATATCATGCATTTTAGCATATCTCTCTTATGCATACATACCTGTATCAGCTCTTTCAGGACTATTTTTTTACATATTTGGATATCTGGGATTTTTGAATCTGCTTTTATTTGTGTTCAACTTAATTCCTGCATTCCCAATGGATGGAGGGCGTGTTTTAAGAGCGCTTCTTGCAAGAAGACTTCCCATATATCAGGCAACAAGAATATCGGCAGATATAGGCCGTGCATTTGCCGTTATATTCGGAATTTTAGGGATAATCATACTTAGTCCGATTCTTGTGATAATTGCAGTCTTTATCTACATCGGCGCAGGTCAGGAAGCAGAGATGACAAAGTTCAATGAGTTGTTAAGGGATGTAAAAATAAAAGAGGCGATGACATCTCCTGCAATCTCAGTAGAACCTGACCAGAATGTCGAAGAGATTGTATCTCTTATGTATTCAACAAAGCACCTTGGCTACCCTGTTATGGAAAGAGGAAGGCTTGCCGGCATGGTTACATTAAATGATATTACAAGCCTTCCGGCAATAGACCGGGATGCTATGCTTGTAAAAGATGTAATGTCAAAGGATGTTATAACACTCCCTCCGGATGCGATGCTTTCTGATGCAATGAAAATTATGTCACTTCAAAATATCGGAAGAATACCTGTTGCAGAAGACGGCAATGTAATAGGAATCGTTACAAGAACAGACATTCTGCGGTTTATTGAGCTTAAAGAAATGACATAAGAAAGAATAAAAAGAATAAAACAAAAAAATACACAAAAATAACTAAAATTTCCATGAAAAAGGGGTTTTATCACTCCATTCATGAACATTTTTATACTAAATCCAATATTAAAATTCAATGTATTCCGAAAAAGCCAATTTCCCGGTTAAAGCTTCGAGATCCTTTAAATTTTTAAAAGGCCTTTTTGCAAGAATGTTCACAGCTGTCTTTTTTCCAATTCCCGGCAGTTTTTTTACAGCGCCATGATGAAGTTTGTTGATTAAAAGAGGTTTTTCAAACCCTGTAACCGATCTGAATCCCCAGTCTGTTACAAAAGCATCAATAACTGTTCCCTCAGAGATTTCATACGGAAAACCAACAAGAATCGGATATGATCCAAGTTGTCTTCCAAAAGAGGTCTGCCCTGAAACTTCGATTATTATGTCTAAAAGAACAGTGCCGAAAGGAAATACTCTTTTTAACATTGGAAGGTCAAACTCTTTTCTCACCTTCTCTTTGAAAATTTTAAATCTCGCTTCATGCTGACCGATTGTGTTGTCAGAATAGGCTTTTGTTCCTTCAAAAGGCATTACCTGCCTGATATTAACACGCCTTACAAGAAGATTGCTTTTTAAAAGCGAAAACAGAAATTTTTCATTTAATTCGTATGTTTTTTCTGTTTCGCCTGAAAGACCCATAACAAAATTAAGACCAGGCAGAAGATGCGGAACGCCGTTTTCATCACGAATTCCGCCGACATCATTCACTATTTCAATCGCTTTTAAGACATCCTCAGGCATTGCCTTTAAGTTATTCTGTAAGATTACAGCAGGGTCTGCTGACTCCATACCAAATGCGGCAATATCACCTGCTGTATGCCACCTGACAATTGCTGATAATGCATCTTTTGACTCTTCAGGATGTGCGGCAATTGTTCCCGGATTTATGTTATCGATATGAAGTGTCTTCAAGTCGGGTGCGGCATTTCTTATTCCGGCAAACAAAGATTCAATTTTATCAGGCGAAGGGGTTGGAAATTCATCTTCTGTGACAGAACCGTATGACAACAAATCCGGCTGACGCCCAAGCCTGAAATGAAATGCTCCTGCATTAAAAAGGGCTGATACCTCACTATGAATTCCATCCTCTGTTCTGTACTGCGGCATTCCATAAAGAAATTCAGTGCAAAAAGAACAACCCCCCTTAACCGCACGCGAACATCCTCTTGCAGTTTCAAGCTCACAGATTACATATGGAAATTTTGGGTGTTGTCTGATAACAGACGCCCCCAAAACACTTCTTTTATCAATTAGAGAATATCTGAAATCACCAAAAGGCCTGCCACCCTTCAGGACTGAATTAAGCGCTGATGAAATCTCACCTGAAAGAACATAATCATAACAGGAATAATTTTCCTTTTGTGCAGTCTTCCCACCTCCGGAAGAGCTTCCAAAAACAACCGGGCCGCCAAGACATTTAACCGGATTTTTAAGACTGCTTCCAATACCAAATATCTCGTTTGCAGACGCAGGTGTTCCTCCGAGATATTTACCAGGCACAGTAACGCCTGATATAAAAATAAAGAGATCTTTTTTTTCAATTTCACAGATGAGTGAAGGATTCTTTCTAAGCTCATCTATTGTAGAATATGTTACAGAAAAGCCGTTTTCAATGCATACTCCTGCACAGTATCTGACATAGGGTGAGATATAAGGCGATACTCCAAAGCATGCAGGCTCATCAATATAGCCGTCCAGAATGAATGCTTCAGAGGTCATAACCCAAAATTCCTAAAAGTTCGCGGGCAATCATAAGTTTTCCATGTTTCATGGGATTGACCGAAGAATCATCAAGGTCAAAGCCGGCAAGCCTTACTTTGGATGCTCCAAGCTCTACTGCTGTGAATACAGCCCTGTCACCGTCTGTAAACCCGCCAAAGTTATAAACACCTTTTACAGGTCTGCTTTGCGTTGTAATGACAACGGGGCCTTTGAACAGCGGCACCCAGTTTTTGAGAAGTGAAATATTGTCG
The genomic region above belongs to Methanomicrobium antiquum and contains:
- the ftsZ gene encoding cell division protein FtsZ; amino-acid sequence: MKSIVEEALSRANADTEMIVDSSQETDEELEEILKSLRTEISVVGCGGGGSNTVSRMAEEGIDGAKLFAVNTDAQHLIRTKADYRILIGRQRTKGFGAGSVPQVGEEAALENEEEIRTKLANSDMVFITAGLGGGTGTGSAPVIAKAARDQGALTIAIVTLPFRAEGAIRLENAEAGLERLRDVADTVIVVPNDRLLEVVPRLPLHAAFKVSDEVLMRAVKGITELITQPGLVNLDFADVRTVMERGGVAMIGMGESDSEDKAADSVKKALRSPLLDVDISNATAALVNVVGGPDMTMEEAEGVVQEVYERIDPDARIIWGAQIDPDMQHRMRTMLVVTGVSSPQIYGKSDDFSTTRKSSEREYDIDFLR
- a CDS encoding D-aminoacyl-tRNA deacylase, producing MKIAIINSKTDPAGVNIREHLLSKLNLSENDSKKYTRYFSHELIFYEAEERLIYQSSIDSAFDSDLIIFISRHSSQNPVPALTVHVTGNYGTAMLGGSDKELACSSPDYMHLVLNELFKRAPDGFKSSYEVTHHGPTDLKTPSFFVEIGSTESEWMNEDVGNAVAGSILEALKKDRPKTINLVGFGGNHYAARETEIALSSKGAFGHIAHTREVSGLSREMIKQMIEKSFADGAYIDKKALQSNDVLKIEKILNELSIPLLSEGEIKDIGDLSWEKYQEIAKIALEACPFCKIRIGGMKGFGTPVLIEIMPELFEEAYKVDEKNMAKAINRICAVSFISQKGRILPIFITYEENRIQTINDLISLCVKTLHKDKDTAVIDDSLVIRKIRFDPAKAAELGVLKGPFYGKLAAGFDIVVGGRTITPAMVSKSSEKVIRIPGLENYL
- the ileS gene encoding isoleucine--tRNA ligase: MKEVTSSYNAKEVEEEVRNFWTLEDTYKKVKDLRKDGDDYFFVDGPPYTTGNIHLGTAWNKILKDTILRYKRMQGRNVIDRAGYDMHGLPIEVRVENELGFKSKKDIESYGISNFIEKCKNFALVHKDKMSDQFRDLGIWMDFDNPYQTIKPDYIEAAWWALKKADEKKLLETGHRVVNWCPRCETAIADSEVEYWDEEDPSIYVKFPVKGRTNEYLVIWTTTPWTLPANVAVAAGKDFVYAKVEALKDDKKEILWIADELAEDVLKKGRYTDYSVIEKISGAELAGTEYESPLLDFVPVQKTIEHRVVTADHVMLDNTGLVHTAPGHGWDDYLVGIKENLDTICPVDGTGRFTEEAGEFEGLYVRDANERVIEALGDFLLRRMKITHRYGHCWRCKTPIISRATQQWFLAIPKIKEQLLDEISKVKWYPEWAGSARFHDFVADARDWCISRQRYWGIPIPVWKCEKCDKYHVFGTMAELNEKAGSNLTDPHRPYVDEITYSCDCGGTMKRVEDIFDVWFDSAMASWATIGFPGKTDDFERLWPADFITEGQDQTRGWFYSQLGASTIAFDRAPYKSVMMHGFALDAEGRKMSKSIGNVVTPEEIVEKVGVDVLRLYTLSASAPWDDLKFNWEGVKTVNRAANILWNVYRFPLPYMILDSFAPQTNQNGIWNGDYVRENLSLMPDEDRWIISRINTLCHEVSEFTNTCQLHRASRAILNCILEDISRWYVQLVRTRMWLEEDAVEKIQAYETMYYVMRRLSGVLAPYAPHIAEKIYQNLRTESDPESVHMIKWFAGDESLRNMALEEEMDVIRSFDEAVATARQDGKRKLRWPVSEVFVLTSSDTVESAVSRLNDLCRQRANARKVSVVKGAWDRMGVCAEANMRAIGPEFGKEGPKVKSAIESADAAHLKDDISKSGSASLDGFTITEKHVVFSETMPEGIFPAEMPNATVCVDVTLDEELEAEGYAREVIRRLQEMRKQHTLNVEDSVSASVFISDERVAKLLENWKDAIANEVRAENLTLQGDISSDSENLQEWDVEGIKMKMEISKI
- a CDS encoding tRNA(His) guanylyltransferase Thg1 family protein — protein: MQEREIFSSLSIIAPVVVRLDGRAFHSLTLGLNLKKPYDSGFNDAMCSVCESLISKSGLEPDFAYTFSDEISLYFSRLPFNGRIEKIDSVCASYAASAFTLLIGAKEPVSFDSRVVLVGNESVCDYFSWRQKEAWRNHMNAYCQHALISEGFSPVKAARELKGMKAAQMHEMMHERSINLSKTPAWQRRGVIIHKTTYQKTGYNPVDKTEVVTDRRKVVRDMSPPLFNEPEGQDYLYRIISGIV
- a CDS encoding PRC-barrel domain-containing protein, whose translation is MKTQITELFGMEVYTEKAVRVGVVDDAVLNVDTKKIDSLAVSDLNPELLQLKGFKGIKVPYRIIRSIGDVIIIRHFSNMFPSKEIDY
- a CDS encoding CBS domain-containing protein — protein: MADSIQIGKISGIPIRLHFTFLLVIPLFAFIIGYQIEYTVVFLQNIFRISDIDTSLITSGYMPYSLGVIVTLSLFAGVLIHELSHSLVAKKRGLKVNSITLLILGGIASIDEGKSPDPKIELPMALAGPLASFAIGIISCILAYLSYAYIPVSALSGLFFYIFGYLGFLNLLLFVFNLIPAFPMDGGRVLRALLARRLPIYQATRISADIGRAFAVIFGILGIIILSPILVIIAVFIYIGAGQEAEMTKFNELLRDVKIKEAMTSPAISVEPDQNVEEIVSLMYSTKHLGYPVMERGRLAGMVTLNDITSLPAIDRDAMLVKDVMSKDVITLPPDAMLSDAMKIMSLQNIGRIPVAEDGNVIGIVTRTDILRFIELKEMT
- a CDS encoding radical SAM protein; protein product: MTSEAFILDGYIDEPACFGVSPYISPYVRYCAGVCIENGFSVTYSTIDELRKNPSLICEIEKKDLFIFISGVTVPGKYLGGTPASANEIFGIGSSLKNPVKCLGGPVVFGSSSGGGKTAQKENYSCYDYVLSGEISSALNSVLKGGRPFGDFRYSLIDKRSVLGASVIRQHPKFPYVICELETARGCSRAVKGGCSFCTEFLYGMPQYRTEDGIHSEVSALFNAGAFHFRLGRQPDLLSYGSVTEDEFPTPSPDKIESLFAGIRNAAPDLKTLHIDNINPGTIAAHPEESKDALSAIVRWHTAGDIAAFGMESADPAVILQNNLKAMPEDVLKAIEIVNDVGGIRDENGVPHLLPGLNFVMGLSGETEKTYELNEKFLFSLLKSNLLVRRVNIRQVMPFEGTKAYSDNTIGQHEARFKIFKEKVRKEFDLPMLKRVFPFGTVLLDIIIEVSGQTSFGRQLGSYPILVGFPYEISEGTVIDAFVTDWGFRSVTGFEKPLLINKLHHGAVKKLPGIGKKTAVNILAKRPFKNLKDLEALTGKLAFSEYIEF